CCTGGTGGCGGGGCCCCGTTCGTCTGTCCGGTGTGGCAGGCTCGGCGCATGCGGCTGGAAGGCGTCTGGCTGCGGTACCACCGGCGCGGTCCGTGGGTGCTGCGGGAGACCGACCTGCGGATCGACCCGGGCGAGGTGGCGGTGGTGCTCGGCCGCAACGGGGTGGGCAAGTCGACCCTGCTCCAGCTCGCGGCGGGCGTGCTCCGGCCGACCCGCGGCCGGGTCGTCGACCGGCCGGCGGCCGTCGGCTGGGTGCCGGAGCGGTTCCCCGCCGATCAGCCGTTCACCGTCGGCGCGTACCTCACCGCGATGGGCCGGGTCGCCGGCCTCCCCGCCGCCGAGGCGGACCGGGCGGTCCGACGCTGGGTCGACCGGCTCGGCCTGACCAGGTTCCACGGGGTCCGGCTGCCGCAGCTCTCCAAGGGCACCGCCCAGAAGGTCGGCCTGGCCCAGGCGCTGCTGCGCGCGCCCGGGCTGCTGGTCCTCGACGAACCCTGGGAGGGGCTGGACGCCGCCGCCCGGGAGCTGGTGCCGGAGGTGATCGACGAGGTGCTGGCCGACGGCGGCGCGGTCCTGGTCAGCGACCACCGCGGCGAGACGGTCCGGCTGTCGGGCGCCCGGCACTGGACGGTCGCCGCCGGCACCGTCGCCGAGCAGGCGCCGCCCGCGGGCGCGGCCGTCGCGGTGGTCGAGCTGGCGGTCCCGGCCGCCGGGGTCGCCGCCACCGTGGCCCGGTTGCGCGCCGACGGCCACCACGTCCTGCGGGTACGCGACCACGCGGCCCCGCCCTCCACCACGCGGCCCGACACAGCGCCGTTGTCCCACGCCGCCCCCGAGCCCGACGATGGCCCGGTTCTCGCCGGTGACCCGGGTTTCGCTGCCGGTCCGACGGCCGACGTCGCGATCCCGGTGGAACCGGCTCCGGCCGCACCCGACGGTCGTGCCGCGGCCGGGCGTGGCCTGACCGGGCCGGCGACCGAGGTGGTGCGGTGATCGCGCTGGTCCGGCTGCGGCTGGCCGGCTTCCTGCGTACCGGACGGGCGCTGGCCCCGGTCCTGGCCGGCCTGCTCGCCCTCGGCGTCCTCTACGGCGGCGGCCGGGCGCAGCCGGCGGAGGCCTACGGGGTCTCCGCCGTGGTGCTCTTCCCGGTGCTGGCCTGGCAGACCAAGATCCTGCTGGACGTGGAGCCGGACGTGCAGCGCCGGCTGGCCCAGGTGCTGCTCGGGTCGGCCCGGGAGCGGGCCGCGGGGCTGCTCGCGGCAGCGGTGGCCGGGCTCGGCACGATCGTCGTGGCGCTGGTCCTCCCGTGGCTGGTCGGCGGGGTGACCGGCCCGGCCGGGCCGGGGGACCGGTCGGTGGTCGCCGGCGTGGCGCTCGGCCTCTGGGCCCATCTGCTCGCGCTGCCCGGCGCGGTGGCCGTGGGCGCCCTGGCCAGCCGGGCGGTCACCCGCAGCGCCGGGTACGGCGTCGCCGTGCTCGCCCTCGGCGCCGTCGGGGCGCTGGTCCTCGGCCTCTCCGGCTCGGTGGCCCCCTGGCTGGTGCCGCCGCTGCTGCCGACGGCCCGGGCGCTGGCCGAGCACCTGGCGGTCGTCACCGGCCTGCTGCTGACCGCCTGGGCGTCCGCGTGGGCCGTGCTGGCGCTGGCCGGCTACGCCTGGGCCCGGCGAAACCGGGCGTGAGGGCATAAACGGCGCTCGGGGGCCACCCCGTGCCGTGACGGACGGCACTTCGGGGGCGATTTGGCGGTACCGGGACCCGTCGCGTAACCTTGTCGCGTAGTTCCACCCAAAGACCGCTGGTCACCGTGCCCCGGCACGGTCGAAGGTCCCGCGATGACGGGCGACCCGCGCAGGGCGGTAAGCGAAAATCGGTGCTGTGCGTGGTCCGCCGACTGCGTTCATCGTGCCGGCCCTCGCCCCGTGCGCCCTGCGCCGGGGCTTTTCTCGTTGTCGTGATGCCTCCGCCGCCGTCGCGAGCCTCCGCTCGTCGCCGGCGTACCAGCTCCGAGCAACGAGAGAGGAGGGACATGGCGGACAAGCCGATCCGGGCCGACAAGGCCACGGCCGTCGCCGAGCTGACCGAGAGCTTCCGCAACGCGGGGGCCACCGTGCTGACCGAATACCGCGGGCTCACGGTTTCGCAGCTCACCCAGCTGCGGCGCTCGCTCGGCAACGAGACCAGCTACACGGTCGCGAAGAACACGCTGGCCAAGCGTGCCGCGACCGAGGCGGGCATCTCCGGCCTCGACGAGCTGTTCACCGGTCCTACCGCGCTGACTTTCGTTTCGGGCGACGTCGTCGAGGCGGCGAAGGGGCTTCGCGACTTCGCGAAGGCCAACCCGAAGCTCGTCATCAAGGGCGGTGTCTTCGAGGGCAAGGCCATTTCCGCGGCCGAGGTCACGAAGCTCGCCGACCTGGAGTCCCGCGAGGTGCTGCTGGCGAAGCTGGCCGGCGCCATGAAGGGCAACCTGAGCAAGGCCGCGGCCCTGTTCCAGGCTCCGCTCGCCAAGACCGCGCGTCTGGCGGCCGCTCTGCAGGACAAGCGCGAGAAGGAGGGCGCCGAGGCGGCCTGAGGCCACCCGGCGCACCCACGTTCTTAGTTAAACCATTCAGGAAAGGACGCCAGACATGGCGAAGCTCAGCACCGAAGAGCTGCTCGACGCGTTCAAGGAGATGACGCTGATCGAGCTCTCGGAGTTCGTGAAGCAGTTCGAGGAGACCTTCGAGGTCACCGCCGCCGCTCCGGTCGCCGTCGCCGGCGCCGCCGTCCCGGGTGCCCCGGCCGCCGAGGCCGAGCCGGAGAAGGACGAGTTCGACGTCATCCTCGACGCCGACGGTGGCAAGAAGATCCAGGTCATCAAGGTCGTGCGTGAGCTGACCGGCCTGGGCCTCAAGGAGGCCAAGGACCTGGTCGAGGCTGCTCCGAAGGCCGTCCTGGAGAAGGCCAACAAGGAGACCGCCGAGAAGGCCAAGGCCAAGCTCGAGGGCGAGGGCGCCAAGGTCACCCTCAAGTGACCTTGCGCTTGACCTGACGCGCGTCCGGCTCACGTGAGCCGGGGCACACCGCGTTCGCAGCGGGCGGTGATCCGGGAACGGATCGCCGCCCGCTGTGGTTGGTGGTACCCGGTGGCAGCGGCGTGAGCAGGGCGTCCAGGTTGTTCGTACCGGCTTCACAGCAACGCCTGTCGGTAGCCCGTCGGTGGGAAAGACACCCCGAGCGGTAACCGGCCCTTGACGCGACACCCGGCTGACAGGCACGCTGACACCAGCAAGACCTTCCGCGCTTGCAACGGCCACCTCTTGGGTAATGGCAGCGGCAGCAAGATCCCGCCGTGACACCCGAGCGGACCGGCAGGAGCGTCGCGTTCCGAGCGGCCCGGTAGACCCGGTTTTTGGGGGTCCCGAGGCAAGTTCCGCGACGACCTGCGGGGTGGGCTGGACAGCGGTTAGCCTCTCGGCTACACTGCTAGTTTGCGCTGCCTTCCGACTTGACCCCTGCTCGGAAATGTCCGTTTGTGGATATTTCCGGTGGGGTCATTGGAGTGCACGCGTACCAGCCGTTCTGCAGCACCGGTCCTCGGAAGGACGCATCTTGGCAGCTTCCCGCCCTGCGAAGACCAGTCGTACGTCGAGCGCTTTCGCGCCCCGCCGAGTTTCTTTCGGTCGGATCACCGAACACCTCGAGGTCCCCAACCTCCTCGCCATCCAGAACGAGTCCTTCGACTGGCTGGTCGGCAACGAGGCTTGGCAGGGCCGGTCGTCCGACGACGCGCACGCACGCTCGGGTCTCGCGGAGATCCTCGACGAGATCAGTCCCATTGAGGACTTCTCCGGCACCATGTCGCTCTCCTTCTCGGCTCCGCGCTTCGACGAGGTCAAGGCCTCGATCGAGGAGTGCAAGGAGAAGGACCTGACCTACTGCGCCCCGCTGTTCGTGACCGCGGAGTTCACCAACAACACCACTGGCGAGATCAAGAGCCAGACGGTGTTCATGGGTGACTTCCCGATGATGACGCCGAAGGGCACCTTCATCATCAACGGCACCGAGCGCGTCGTGGTCAGCCAGCTCGTCCGCTCGCCGGGCGTCTACTTCGACAAGCAGCCGGACAAGACCTCCGACCGCGACCTCTCCAGCGTCAAGGTCATCCCGAGCCGGGGTGCCTGGCTGGAGTTTGACATCGACAAGCGCGACACGGTCGGCGTTCGCATCGACCGCAAGCGCCGGCAGGCCGTCACCGTCCTGCTCAAGGCCATCGGGTGGTCCGCGGAGCGGATCCGCGAGAAGTTCGGCTGGTCCGAGCTGATGATGACCACGCTCGAGAAGGACCACATCGCCGGTCAGGACGAGGCGCTGCTGGACATCTACCGCAAGCTCCGTCCCGGCGAGCCGCCGACCCGCGAGAACGCCCAGACCCTGCTCGACAACCTCTTCTTCAACCCGAAGCGGTACGACGTCGCCAAGGTCGGTCGTTACAAGTTCAACAAGAAGCTCGAGCTGGACGTGCCGATCACCACCGGCACGCTGACCGAGGACGACATCGTCGCCACCGTCGAGTACCTCTGCCGGCTGCACGCCGGTGAGGAGGGCTACGAGGCCGACGACATCGACCACTTCGGCAACCGGCGCCTGCGTACCGTGGGCGAGCTGATCCAGAACCAGGTCCGGGTCGGCCTCTCCCGCATGGAGCGGGTCGTCCGGGAGCGGATGACCACCCAGGACGTCGAGGCGATCACGCCGCAGACCCTGATCAACATCCGCCCGGTGGTGGCGGCGATCAAGGAGTTCTTCGGTACGTCGCAGCTGTCCCAGTTCATGGACCAGACCAACCCGCTGGCGGGCCTGACCCACCGGCGCCGGCTGAGCGCGCTCGGCCCGGGTGGTCTGTCCCGGGAGCGGGCCGGCTTCGAGGTCCGCGACGTGCACCCGTCCCACTACGGCCGGATGTGCCCGATCGAGACGCCGGAAGGCCCGAACATCGGTCTGATCGGCGCGCTCTCCACCTTCGCCCGGGTCAACCCGTTCGGCTTCATCGAGACGCCGTACCGGAAGGTCATCGACGGTCGGGTCACCGACCAGATCGACTACCTGACCGCGGACGAGGAGGACCGGTTCGTCAAGGCGCAGGCCAACGCCCCGCTGAAGTCCGACGGGTCGTTCGCCGAGGACCGCGTCCTGGTCCGCCGTAAGGGCGGCGAGACCGAGGACGTGGCGCCGGAGGCCGTGGACTACATGGACGTCTCGCCGCGGCAGATGACCTCGGTCGCGACCGCGATGATCCCGTTCCTCGAGCACGACGACGCCAACCGGGCGCTCATGGGCGCGAACATGCAGCGCCAGGCGGTGCCGCTGGTCAAGGCCGAGGCCCCGCTGGTCGGCACGGGCATGGAGTACCGGGCGGCCGTGGACGCCGGTGACGTCGTCGTCGCCGAGGTCGGCGGTGTGGTCGAGGACCTCTGCGCGGACTACATCACGGTCCACCAGGACGACGGCCACCGCCGGACGTACCTGCTGCACAAGTTCCGCCGCTCCAACGCCGGCTCCTGCGTCAACCAGAAGCCGGTCGTCTTCGAGGGCGACCGCGTCGAGGCCGGCCAGGTCATCGCCGACGGTCCGTGCACCGACGAGGGCGAGATGGCGCTCGGGCGCAACCTGCTCGTGGCGTTCATGTGCTGGGAGGGCCACAACTACGAGGACGCGATCATCCTGTCGCAGCGCCTCGTGCAGCAGGACGTGCTCACCTCGATCCACATCGAGGAGCACGAGGTCGACGCCCGGGACACCAAGCTCGGCCCGGAGGAGATCACCCGCGACATCCCGAACGTCAGCGAGGAGATGCTCGCCGACCTCGACGAGCGCGGCATCATCCGGATCGGCGCCGAGGTCGTCCCCGGCGACATCCTGGTCGGCAAGGTCACCCCGAAGGGCGAGACCGAGCTGACCCCCGAGGAGCGGCTGCTCCGCGCGATCTTCGGTGAGAAGGCGCGCGAGGTCCGGGACACCTCGCTGAAGGTGCCGCACGGCGAGACCGGCACGGTCATCGGCGTGCGTACCTTCTCCCGCGAGGACGGCGACGAGCTGCCCCCGGGCGTGAACGAGCTGGTCCGGGTCTACGTGGCCCAGAAGCGCAAGATCCAGGACGGTGACAAGCTCGCGGGCCGCCACGGCAACAAGGGCGTCATCTCCAAGATCCTGCCGATCGAGGACATGCCGTTCCTGGAGGACGGCACCCCGGTCGACATCGTGCTGAACCCGCTCGGTGTGCCGTCCCGGATGAACATCGGCCAGGTCCTGGAGACCCACCTCGGGTGGGTGGCCAAGACGGGCTGGAGCGTGGACGGCGACGACGCCGACTGGAAGCGCCAGCTCCGCTCGATCAACGCGCACGAGTCCGAGCCGGACACCAACGTGGCCACCCCGGTCTTCGACGGTGCCCGCGAGGAGGAGATCTCCGGTCTGCTCGAGTCGACCCTGCCCAACCGGGACGGTCAGCAGCTGATCGGGCGCAGCGGCAAGGCGCAGCTGTTCGACGGTCGCTCCGGCGAGCCGCTGCCGGACCCGATCGCGGTCGGCTACGTCTACATCCTGAAGCTCAACCACCTGGTCGACGACAAGATCCACGCCCGGTCGACCGGCCCGTACTCGATGATCACGCAGCAGCCGCTGGGTGGTAAGGCGCAGTTCGGTGGCCAGCGCTTCGGTGAGATGGAGTGCTGGGCGATGCAGGCGTACGGCGCCGCCTACGCCCTGCAGGAGCTGCTGACGATCAAGTCCGACGACGTCCTCGGCCGGGTGAAGGTCTACGAGGCGATCGTCAAGGGCGAGAACATCCCGGAGCCGGGCATCCCGGAGTCGTTCAAGGTGCTGCTCAAGGAGCTGCAGTCGCTGTGCCTCAACGTCGAGGTGCTGTCCAGCGACGGCGTGGCCCTGGAGATGCGCGAGACCGACGACGAGGTGTTCCGGGCCGCGGAGGAGCTGGGCATCGACCTGTCCCGGCGCGAGCCGAGCTCGGTCGAAGAGGTCTGAGGTTGGTGGTTCGGGGGCCGGTGCGCCGGCCCCCGACCCCGCCCGTTAGCTAGGCAGTACAGACGACGACATAGGGGACATAGTGCTCGACGTCAACTTCTTCGACGAGCTGCGCATCGGCCTCGCCACCGCCGACGACATCCGTCAGTGGTCCCACGGCGAGGTCAAGAAGCCCGAGACCATCAACTACCGCACCCTGAAGCCGGAAAAGGACGGGCTCTTCTGCGAGAAGATCTTCGGTCCGCAGCGGGACTGGGAGTGCTACTGCGGTAAGTACAAGCGGGTCCGCTTCAAGGGCATCATCTGCGAGCGCTGCGGCGTCGAGGTGACCCGCTCCAAGGTTCGCCGGGAGCGGATGGGTCACATCGAGCTGGCCGCTCCGGTGACCCACATCTGGTACTTCAAGGGCGTGCCGAGCCGGCTGGGCTACCTGCTGGACCTCGCCCCGAAGGACCTCGAGAAGATCATCTACTTCGCCTCGTACGTCGTGACGAGCGTGGACGCCGAGGCGCGTCACCGTGACCTCTCGACCATCGAGAACGAGATCCTGGCCGAGAAGCGGCAGGCTGAGAACAGCCGCGACTCGGAGATCGAGAAGCGGGCCGCCAAGCTCGAGGCCGACCTGGCCGAGCTGGAGGCCGAGGGCGCGAAGGCGGACGTCCGGCGCAAGGTCAAGGAGGGCGGAGAGCGCGAGATGCGCCAGATCCGCGACCGGGCCCAGCGCGAGATCGACCGCCTCGACGAGGTCCTCGACACCTTCCGCAAGCTCGAGCCGAAGCAGCTGGTCACCGACGAGCTGCTCTACCGCGAGCTGCGCGACCGCTTCGGCGAGTACTTCACCGGCAGCATGGGTGCCGAGGCCATCAAGGCGCTGGTCCAGAACATGGACCTCGACGCCGAGGCCGAGAACCTGCGCGAGACCATCCGCTCCGGCAAGGGCCAGCGGAAGATCCGG
This sequence is a window from Micromonospora sp. NBRC 110009. Protein-coding genes within it:
- the rpoB gene encoding DNA-directed RNA polymerase subunit beta — encoded protein: MAASRPAKTSRTSSAFAPRRVSFGRITEHLEVPNLLAIQNESFDWLVGNEAWQGRSSDDAHARSGLAEILDEISPIEDFSGTMSLSFSAPRFDEVKASIEECKEKDLTYCAPLFVTAEFTNNTTGEIKSQTVFMGDFPMMTPKGTFIINGTERVVVSQLVRSPGVYFDKQPDKTSDRDLSSVKVIPSRGAWLEFDIDKRDTVGVRIDRKRRQAVTVLLKAIGWSAERIREKFGWSELMMTTLEKDHIAGQDEALLDIYRKLRPGEPPTRENAQTLLDNLFFNPKRYDVAKVGRYKFNKKLELDVPITTGTLTEDDIVATVEYLCRLHAGEEGYEADDIDHFGNRRLRTVGELIQNQVRVGLSRMERVVRERMTTQDVEAITPQTLINIRPVVAAIKEFFGTSQLSQFMDQTNPLAGLTHRRRLSALGPGGLSRERAGFEVRDVHPSHYGRMCPIETPEGPNIGLIGALSTFARVNPFGFIETPYRKVIDGRVTDQIDYLTADEEDRFVKAQANAPLKSDGSFAEDRVLVRRKGGETEDVAPEAVDYMDVSPRQMTSVATAMIPFLEHDDANRALMGANMQRQAVPLVKAEAPLVGTGMEYRAAVDAGDVVVAEVGGVVEDLCADYITVHQDDGHRRTYLLHKFRRSNAGSCVNQKPVVFEGDRVEAGQVIADGPCTDEGEMALGRNLLVAFMCWEGHNYEDAIILSQRLVQQDVLTSIHIEEHEVDARDTKLGPEEITRDIPNVSEEMLADLDERGIIRIGAEVVPGDILVGKVTPKGETELTPEERLLRAIFGEKAREVRDTSLKVPHGETGTVIGVRTFSREDGDELPPGVNELVRVYVAQKRKIQDGDKLAGRHGNKGVISKILPIEDMPFLEDGTPVDIVLNPLGVPSRMNIGQVLETHLGWVAKTGWSVDGDDADWKRQLRSINAHESEPDTNVATPVFDGAREEEISGLLESTLPNRDGQQLIGRSGKAQLFDGRSGEPLPDPIAVGYVYILKLNHLVDDKIHARSTGPYSMITQQPLGGKAQFGGQRFGEMECWAMQAYGAAYALQELLTIKSDDVLGRVKVYEAIVKGENIPEPGIPESFKVLLKELQSLCLNVEVLSSDGVALEMRETDDEVFRAAEELGIDLSRREPSSVEEV
- a CDS encoding ATP-binding cassette domain-containing protein, encoding MRLEGVWLRYHRRGPWVLRETDLRIDPGEVAVVLGRNGVGKSTLLQLAAGVLRPTRGRVVDRPAAVGWVPERFPADQPFTVGAYLTAMGRVAGLPAAEADRAVRRWVDRLGLTRFHGVRLPQLSKGTAQKVGLAQALLRAPGLLVLDEPWEGLDAAARELVPEVIDEVLADGGAVLVSDHRGETVRLSGARHWTVAAGTVAEQAPPAGAAVAVVELAVPAAGVAATVARLRADGHHVLRVRDHAAPPSTTRPDTAPLSHAAPEPDDGPVLAGDPGFAAGPTADVAIPVEPAPAAPDGRAAAGRGLTGPATEVVR
- the rplJ gene encoding 50S ribosomal protein L10, translated to MADKPIRADKATAVAELTESFRNAGATVLTEYRGLTVSQLTQLRRSLGNETSYTVAKNTLAKRAATEAGISGLDELFTGPTALTFVSGDVVEAAKGLRDFAKANPKLVIKGGVFEGKAISAAEVTKLADLESREVLLAKLAGAMKGNLSKAAALFQAPLAKTARLAAALQDKREKEGAEAA
- the rplL gene encoding 50S ribosomal protein L7/L12, encoding MAKLSTEELLDAFKEMTLIELSEFVKQFEETFEVTAAAPVAVAGAAVPGAPAAEAEPEKDEFDVILDADGGKKIQVIKVVRELTGLGLKEAKDLVEAAPKAVLEKANKETAEKAKAKLEGEGAKVTLK